From one Corvus cornix cornix isolate S_Up_H32 chromosome 21, ASM73873v5, whole genome shotgun sequence genomic stretch:
- the LOC104693402 gene encoding uncharacterized protein C1orf159: MEVPFVLLLTRLVAEVAGKSTENSVSEPECCVDVLDSNSSCPVTHQCSPGCYRRWNEDGSSSCIKCRNETLPGPSGHNLSECRNAGSRGLNSQMNVSTVTPFIQNFGGPEVASFPHFGDIFISLFLILSVASFFYLKRANKLPNIFYRRNKASVLQPSETASMISPPVSSVRKPRYVRRERSLGPSGLAPADSRGQQRLSPSRECPSPFPDSMEKLWKLLIPQEAEGGSQYNQFSIPHWAIGSR; encoded by the exons ATGGAGGTGCCCTTTGTGCTTCTCCTAACGAGGCTCGTGGCAGAAGTTGCCGGCAAATCCACGGAAAACTCG GTCTCAGAGCCGGAATGTTGTGTGGATGTGTTGGATTCCAACAGCTCCTGCCCCGTCACCCACCAGTGCAGCCCAG GATGCTACAGGAGGTGGAATGAggatgggagcagcagctgcattaaATGCAGGAATGAAACCCTGCCCGGCCCCTCTGGGCACAACCTCAGCGAGTGCAGAAATG ctgggagcagagggctgAATTCCCAAATGAACGTGAGCACTGTCACTCCTTTCATCCAGAACTTTG GGGGCCCAGAAGTCGCAAGCTTCCCTCATTTTGGGGACATTTTCATCAGTTTATTCCTGATCCTCTCCGTGGCTTCTTTCTTCTACCTCAAACGAGCCAACAAACTCCCAAATATTTTCTACAGAAGAAACAAAG cATCTGTTCTCCAGCCCAGTGAAACG GCATCCATGATCTCTCCTCCAGTTTCTTCAG TGCGGAAGCCGCGCTACGTCCGCCGCGAGCGCTCCCTGGGCCCCTCTGGCCTGGCCCCGGCCGACAGCAGGGGTCAGCAACGTCTGAGCCCCTCCCGGGAGTGTCCCAGCCCTTTTCCTGACTCCATGGAAAAACTCTGGAAGCTGCTGATCCCACAGGAAGCCGAAGG